The Ignavibacteriales bacterium DNA window TAATTTTCTTCCTAGTTTTGTTTTGGGCAGCATACCTTTAACTGCATTTTCAAAAGCGAATTCCGGTTTCTTTTCCATCACTTCTGAAAAACTTCTAAATCTTGTACCACCCGGATACGTTGAGTGTGAAAAATAAGTTTTTTGAGTTTCTCTCTTACCGGTCATTCTAATTTTATCGGCATTAATAACGACTACAAAATCGCCTGTATCCATATTAGGTGTAAACTCTGGTTTATTTTTACCGCGAATTACTCTGGCTACTTTGGCTGCTAAACGACCTAAAATTTGATCTTTTGCATCAACCAAATACCATTTTTGATTGGCGTCTTCCGGTTTTATAAATCTTGTAATTCTTTCCTGCTTCAAAACTGCCTCCAAAAGCAAAATTCTATTTTTCAAAGGGTGTAAATATATTTCTATGAGGTTAGAATGTCAAGAAAAGGCGATTTTAAAATTCTCATCATTTTATGAACCAAACGACTTTATTAATACAAAAAGATAAATCTATTGTTAATAGTTTTATGTAAAAGCACCTCTTTTAATTAGATTTAATCGTAAAATTATGAGTTATT harbors:
- the rplM gene encoding 50S ribosomal protein L13, whose translation is MKQERITRFIKPEDANQKWYLVDAKDQILGRLAAKVARVIRGKNKPEFTPNMDTGDFVVVINADKIRMTGKRETQKTYFSHSTYPGGTRFRSFSEVMEKKPEFAFENAVKGMLPKTKLGRKLIKKLKVYAGDVHPHSAQKPEVISL